The genomic window TTCCCTGTGCACCCTCTCTTCCGTGAGATGGTTTTTGGATTGGTGTAGCCACACGATAATGTGTAACAGGGTTAGTAGTGTAACTGCCCTTAGTATTGCACTTACATTTTAGATCTGTTAATATTCAATAGAGGCAAACTGGAATGATTTGATCATGATACCAGCCCTATTTATTGTCATTacaatataatttttattcttttcttgtaTAAAGCTCAGTGGCAAAGTATgggcttttcttccttcttttgaaATAGTCTTGTTAAAGCTCTCAAGTGTTTTTCTCGTATAGAAAGTTGAGTAGatcatctttcaaaaaaaataaaatgagtgaaATCTTGGCACTATTTGAATCAACATACAACTCTGTTCCTTTAAGGGAAGATCCAGGCTTCAGCAGTGTTCCCATATCCAGTCCAGTAAAGATGCCAGGAGCATGGTTCTGTTACCAGTTTTGTTAACATACTCACTGAAGTATCCTATATGGGATCACTTTTTCAGCTGGGTGCAGCTAAATGAGTGTGTTGGCAGGCTGGAGCCACTCCCAGCACAAAGGTTTTGTCCCTGGGAATGTCCCGTAAGGGGCTGGATTTACAGTGCTGAGATGCAGGCTCGCATCTGCCACCGGGGCGTGTGGCCACACACCCCGATCTTTAATGTCTGTCATTAAAGTATTATGGGTGAGTCTTAGTGATGGCAAATGTCTCTGCTTGACTCCAGAAAATTAAATAGTAAAGGTCATCAAAGAGGGCTGAAGAACCATCATAATTACTTGATAATGacataaaaataatagtaattggAATAATTGTTCAGTTCTTCAGATAACCCAGTTACCTAAAAACTGGACAGAAGAACAGTGAGTAGTTTTTCATGGGCTGAACAATTAGCAGTGTGCTGGTATAAGGAATGGAAGTGTGTAGGTGAAATATTTAGGGCCTTGAGCTAACTTTTCCGTGTGCTCCATTGGGCCTTTAAGCCACATAACCAAAAGACCAGGCAGTTCAACAGAGGCCAAGCGTTTCAGCTGATCCGTTGCTTTTTACAGGGCTATATGTTGAAAAAAGGtcataaaaggaaaaattggACGGAACGATGGTTTGTGCTAAAACCCAATATTATTTCCTACTATGTAAGTGAAGATTTAAAGGACAAGAAGGGAGACATCATACTGGATGGCAACTGTTGTGTAGaggtaaaaaaaatcccaaccaaccaaacaaaacctttgAATATTTCTAAAGATAACAATTAATCTTTCTTTGTGTGCAGGATGGACTCCTTtcatgaatgtatttttttttttttactttatataaaACCAGTTCTTTTTTATAAAGGTTCTTGATGCTGGTGTTTGTAGCTCTGTAACAGATAACTGCATATGTGGGGCTTGACAATATAACTTAGATTTCAGTGTTTGCAAGGCTAATCCTTTGTTACCCTTTCTAGGCCTTGCCTGACAAAGATGGaaagaaatgcctttttctcATAAAATGTCTTGATAAAAGCTTTGAGATCAGTGCCTCTGATAAAAAGAAGAAGCAGGAGTGGATTCAAGGTGAGGTTTCAAAAATGTTTGTTCTGTGAAAGTTAAGGTAAGCTGGTCTTACAGATGTGATTTACTCAAACTTGAAATTCTCGGTCTTGTGATTTTTGGTGTCTCTGTTTTGGGCACGTGGAAGGGATCTTTAAGGAGCCTGAGACTCAGGAAGAACTAAGGATCGATGTAAGGGGAATCAGTTTCTGTGATTTGGGTGCCTCAATTCAGGCagccaaaaccaaaatgaaatggatgttgttgttgctgcttttccTATATTGGCTGTACTTctagggatggggaagggaagaggaattAAATTGTTGCTTTTGGGGAGAAAGGGAAAGCTTGTTCACTTCAGCATCGTAAAATACTGGCTTTGCTTTTACCGTTTTGCTTGAGGTGGTACAGTTTGGTGAGCTGAGGGTAAGGCTTGGAATTGGGGcttccttttctgttcctcttcGTCACGGTGAAGGTGCTCCTTCTGCGAGACCTTCCCAGATACGTGCTGAACGATAGTCACATGCATCTTTTGTGGAGCGAGGCAGAAGCCCTTGCAAAAACCCACTGTTACCAATGCCTCAGAGATACGTACAGCATTTAGCTACTTGAACCTGTGTGCTTTCATTTGCACTTCCCTCTTTATCTAAAGCATCAAAGTCACAAAGTTTGACAAATGATTACTTAGTTCCAAAAGGAGATCTTTTTTCACAGTTCCAGTAGGTGAATAAAATATCAGAATCAACTGCCACCCCTCAGGCTTGCTCTCTGAATACTTCCTCACTGAATATAAGTGAATGAGAGCTACTTTATTATTGAGAGAAGTTTTCCCTTGGAGTATCAGTAAGAATAAAGGGGTTAAGGGTGGTTCTAGGGAAGTAATTGATGTATGTTAGATAACATCTTGCTGCTTGATTAGGATCACTGAATCTAGGTAGTAAGAAGTATTTTaagtgttgggggttttttgcaggtCGGTGTACAAGTGATATGTATGTCCACTACCTGTTAGGAATCGATATTGGAATTGAGATAATACACAGGAATTGCCAGACCATATCCTTGTGGCACACAGCCAATACGGAAAGCCAAGTGTCTTTCACTTTTGGTTTGTGTTGACAGTTAGCCTGGTGAGAATTAGGAGAACTAACAACAGTTATTTCTGATTTCAAAataccccaacaacaacaaacaataCACACCACAGGTATTCATTAACTCACCGAGGCTATCCAGAAAGTTTACCATTTCCTTTCACTGGtgttctcttcctctccctctgtcctgcACGCTTCTTTCCAGCCATACAGACCACTGTAAACCTGCTGAGAGTGGGGAGCCCTCCACCCCACAAAGACGCACGCCAAAAACGAAAAGAATTGCGCCAGAAGCTGTTGGCTGAGCAAGAAGAGCTGGAGCGACAGATGAAGGAACTGCAGACGGCCAACGAGAACAAGCAGAAGGAACTGGAGACCGTGCGAAAGGTGGGAGTGGGAGCTGCTGACCTCCAGGCTCTCAGGTCAACCTGTGTGGTTTAGCTGTGCCTCTTGAAGTATAACTAGGCATCTGTTTCCTGGTCAGGTGTTCAGACACACTGAGTGAGCTCCTCCAGAGGAGGTGGGCTTGTGTCAGCATCAGCCCCTGCAGCCAGCAGACGTGCCGCTGTCCTGCGGTGAGGCCGCAGCGCTGACCGCAGCGGGTTGGGGCAGCGTGCGCGGCCAGCCCTGCCCCTGTATTTAGGAGAGCACTGTGAAGCTCCTGTAAAAGAAAACACCAGCTGCATGGATGGTGTTTGGGGACTGGAGAGTCTGTTATTTTCGGTTATTTGTGGgttatttgtgtttcttttctgtcagATGAGGCTGTCAAACTTGGGGCTTTCCATTAAGGTTTTCATACATAGTTTTCCAGAGTTCTGTTATGTGAACTGTATGTGGGGGAAACTCTTCTCCTCACCCAGATTGTAGTTTCCAGAGATATAATTTACAAAGATTCCAAAGATTCAAAGTGATTCTGTGAGTATGTATAGGCATAATTTTATTAGTTTGGGGGAGATTTACAGAGCTGAGACACAGAGCAACCATTTATAAACTGTTTAAATGCATGTTCCTTTTAAATGCTGGATTGACTTCTAAAAGACTGAGAATGGGACTAGAAATTTCAGAGTATTAGCAGAAGACTTCCTGACCTCATTACGTTCCATGTAGAAGATTTTAAATCTAAATCTAAGGACTGGCAGGAGACACCGAGGTGCCTTTGCTGTGGCTCCATATTCTTAACAGTAGATAGATTGAACATGCTGATGGATCTTTCTGCTTTGGAACAACTGGTACCTCTACAATAGTTCTCCACAGAGACTTGATTAGTATCCAGATATGCTTCCTGTCTTCATCGTTAAGCTTGAGTTTTTCATAAATGAGAAACACTGATTTTGGCCCTCAGCTAGAAAACACTTGAATGATCTTTGCAGCAGTGGGTCCAGGGGATGCTATAAATATTGTGTGTTAAAGGTGCCaagtctagaaagaaaaaaaaaaacaccaaaatgtatctttttaaaagtctttttattAAGTCACAACTTGCAGAGAAATTTGTCTTTTTGTAGTAACCTTTCACCGACAGTACTGCTGTGGGTATTATTCAGTTTGCCTTAACTGGAGTCTGACagtggaaaacaatttttaaatttaattttagcaCCTGTATTCTACCATGTGTTTAACATTCAGAATGCAAAATATGCCTGTGTTACCTGCACATTACTGATAAATAATACACCTGTTAATGGAAATCACAGGGCTGGATTTCAGTGTTGAGTGTATGCTGTTGAGGAAAAGGTTAGGGGGACAATAACATGAGAGCAAGCCCAGAGCAGCAGTAGGATGTTGACAGGCTCTGGGGAGTTTTGTAGAAATCACAATGGGCAAACTAAAGAGAATTGTGGCAAGCAGCAGCTTTTGAAGTGGACTGGATTAAAATGATTTCTCAGGGAGAGTAGTTTAGTGTCTCACAAGAACTACTGCATTTTGACTAAGTGGAATTCTTGGGGAGGTACTCTGCTGGAGGAACTTAAAGTGTTTGATTAGCTAGAAAAATGTTCAAGGAAAAAGGCTTTGTAAATGGTTCAGGAAACTGAATACTTCTGGAAAGCTCAGAGATAGATTTGCTCCTAATGGCAGTGAGCCATCACTTACACCGCATCTGCCAAAGTGCATTGTGAGATGGGTCTGTGTTTTGGTAGCTCCTGCAGTAGAAAATGTCAGAAGAATAAGAGCCTTTATCTAAAATaggttttttcatatttttgaatGGCATTTTGAGATACATACATTGAACAGACTGAAAGGTAAGTTTTTCTTGCCATGAAAGCATGCACTAGACTTGTGTAccctgtgtttcagtttgggGGTCTCGCACGGGATTTGGAGACTCTGCTAACCAACCCCTGCTGGAATGGCCTGTTCCTCTccattccctctccctccctgcccccaacAGTTGGGACTTTTCCCTAAACTGCACAATTGTTGCCAGTAACCTTACCTGCCAGGAATTGCTGTCCTCTGACAGAATTGAGCAGGAAGTTGCCAATAAAGAGTGGACAAACAGTGCGTTTATTGTCTTGTTGAGCTCTCTGGCAAAAGCCTAGCACCCACCCTTGCCTGTGACTCTGCACGTTCACCCTCTTGGCTCGGTATTGGCAATGTTTGTTTAATTTCAAAGcggggaagaaaaatcaaaagaaaaattcacTTAAATAGGCATCTTGGATTTGACTACAATTACATGCTTTTAAATGTTCTGGCAGAGGAGGAATACTGCTTCTAAGAGACTGGCATCATTTAAACCTTTCAAAGGAGAGCAAAGCTGTATTGTCTTCTGCGGTTTAAAACAAACTAGaagccttctccttcccttcttcccatctATTTCAGACTAGAGTGATATCACAAGCTCCTAAAGGAATGAAAGCTTGGCAGTTTTAATTGTATGGGCATCTCTTTAGTTCAAGGTTGGGTGAGGGAAGATGGTTTAACTGTGGTGCCTTCCAAAAATACTAAAGATAACAGAATGCCTGCTGTTACTGAAGGTCTGTGGAAACAATTTCTCCAGACCAGCATGTTACAAAAGAAGGgtgctttctttctgtttcctctaAAACATCAGATAGATAAGTTTCTTATGAAAATTCTgtgaaagaattattttgttttcagtattggTGAAGCTTGGGCTGGTACGTGTACGTTTCTAACCTTTGGTGCATTCTAAAAACACATGCTATTGAAATCCtgatgaaaggaaaaactgtgaTGACTGTGTATGTGAAATCAAGatgcaaaacaatttaaataagtTGCAAAAGGCGTGAAGGTACCAGCAGCTGTTTCCTAGGACTTAGTTCTGATGAGGCTTATTTTTCCCCTAATTTCAAGTGATGATTATTGACTAGAATTTTATTGACCTTACATGGCAATTCAGGGGATGTTGAAGGGATGTGATTCACAATAGCACAATCACTTATTATAGTCAAACTTTGTGGCACTTCTGCTTTACCATGGCAATTTGGTGCTTCTCACTTCTGTTCTGTATGAACTGTGTGCATGCTGGCGTGTTTTCACTGTTGGAACTCCCGTGCAGTTCTGCCTGCGATGTGGTTCTCCAAAAGTTTTCTATCCCacatgagagagagaaggaaatacaGTGATTTCTAGGGGTTGTAAAAAGCAGGACTCAAAGGAAACTTGGCGGAAGTCTGTAATTGACTTTTCATTGGTAAATTTAAAATTGTCTTGCAAATAGTAAGACAGAAATGGTATTTTAGAGATTGAGATTAGCCTCagacatttaaaagaataaagttgGTGCCTTAATGCTTTAGAAGGTTTCTTCCATTTTTGTTAAAACCaaaaattgttaaataaaattaacattccCTCTGAATGTTTTAGTtttgacaaatttttttttccttcttctcttcctcccaccccacccccttctACTTCCAGCAactggaagcagcagctgctcgtgctgctgaggaagagaagaaaagactcCAGACTCAAGTCGAATTACAAGATCGGTTCAGTTTGgagctggagagagaaaaaatggtGAGTAGTGCAAGTGGTTTTCTGCTGATTACACACAGTGAGCGCTGCATTCAGCAATGACCTGTCTCACAGGCAGCTGCTGAGAGGATTCCACAGGTTTTGTGGGAGGCTGTAGAACACAGCCTGTGTGTTGCATTTATTAGAGACataggaacaaaatatttttaccagtGAATTCAAATACTGCAACAGCTGGCCTACAATTTGTATAGCATTCAAAGCTTAAATATTActggaaaattgggaaaaattgGCCTCTTGTGAAGGATAATGCAGGCTGACCTTGCAGTTTTCAAAGATGAAGAACGTGAGGCTGGTACAGACTATATGAACATTCAAAATGAACACATGCATAATCAAAATGCATTTTAGGAATTTTCTGACTTAAAATATGttcctaaaactttttttttttaaactgtgtgttctttttttatgtttctgtgtgtgtataattGTAAATTAAGGAAATATTGTAGCTTTACGATGTTGTTACTATAATCTGCGCTGAGAATTTCCAAAAGAATTATTTCAGTCTTCAAGGGCTTTGTCAGACCTACTGGCTTTTCTGTTAGCTGGAGGAAAGAAGTAAAAATCGTCAAGTTGATGTGATGGAATGTCTCAGAACATAAATGCATGCAGTGCTGCTTTATGGGCTGACTGTGGATTCCTGAGTCCGATCGCTTTCTGGGTCAGCGGGGTTTCATTTAGCTGAGGGAAAGCAGACTGCAGGCCAGCAGAGCAGGGCAAGCCACCCTCCCACGCTTGGCAGCAAGCCTCTCTTGCTGAATTCCGGAGCCGTGCTCGCCTCCTGTATTGCTAAACGCTGAGGTTTTGGTGCTTTATCCCGGCTCAGTTCAGAGCCTGACGGCTGTTGTCCCCAGCGCAGCCAGGGGCGGGGCGGTGCTGCAGTGTCCCTGGCTTCCCGCTCGGGCAGTGAGGATCAGAGCCCAGGCGGTACGCAGCATCCCCTCACCTCCCTCTACCCCTTACTGGCCTTTTTTTGTTATAGTTGCTCTTCTCTTAGCAAAGCCAACCTCCTCGGCAGATTCCCATCCCTGTATCTATCCCGTGCTGCCGCGGTGCCATCATGCAGATGTGAGTGTGTGAAATATGCTGCTGCCAAGGGAAGACTTGCCTGAGGAAAGGAGTGGAAATGGTGTAATTAAACCGGCCTGACCTTTGTGTCTGGGCACTTTACAGGTTTTCTCTTCCTTCACTTTAGTGTGTATCTGTAAACTCAGTGACAAGATCAAACTGATTGACGTTAGGTTCACACTCCTGTAAAAATCCTGTGCTGCGTGAAGTAGGGCAATGTAAGTAACCTATATTattatgtacttttaaaaatactgttagtTACATGTCAACAAATGTAAACTCCATTTTATCAGTTTTGCTCTGCAGGTGGTGCGGAAAGGTTTGTATCTGAAAACCTTATCTAAGGGGAAACCTGAGTTGAATGGGAGCTCATGTGTCTTCAATTTATGCCGCTAGGTAAGACAAAAAATGgaagagcaggttgctcagaaaTCATCTGAACTGGAACAGTATTTACAAAGAGTATGTGAACTGGAAGAAATGTATAAGCAGCTACAGGAAGCTTTGGAGGATGAGAAACAGGCACGTCAAGATGAAGAGACTGTAAGGAAACTTCAAGCCAGGTATGGCTTTGACCTAGTGGGGATTTATTTCAATTCCACCCCCCCAATCATAAATAACTGTGCCATAGTATTAAAGATCATTTGCATCTTGGACATGCTGCTGGAAGGGGGGACCTAGCTTGAAGTTCAAACATgggaaagatttttatttttttttcccctaagctaTGATGGCTAAAGCTGGTATTTATGATTTTTGAATATATTTGATTAGCCCTTAGCAGTGGGAGGGCTCAGCCAATTTCAGAAAAGCAGGTGCACTTACTTTTCATCAGGTGTTGTGCATGTCAGCACTTGAAAAACAGATCACTCTGCACAGAATTGGCAGTTGTGTATTTTATAAAGCAGCAACTCTACCTAAGACTTTCtgctatattttatttaaatacaggTTTAAATAGTAAAGGGTTAAGTCTCCTATTACTCATATGTGCTTTGTTTAGTGTGGTTTGTTTCAGTCCTCCTAAGACAATTAAGATAATTTAAGCATGcttgtttcttctgtgcttttcAGTGTTGTGTATTTGCATTATTGACTAAATTTTCTGAATAGCCCTTTGTAGCAGTCAGACTGCTTGCACTGCTGCCATGATTTTCAGCTTTACACTGAAGACAAGCCAACAAGCAGTAACTTTTTCCCTGCTTCccaagtatttttttaaacaaataaaagaattAGCTTGGCTTCCCTACATGTATGCTATGTACTGGATACTGCTTTTACTTTAAAGTGCAGTTAACATCACAGTCCCCGTTGCAGATTACTGGAAGAGGAGTCAGCAAAGAGAGCTGAACTGGAAAAATGGCACTTGCAGCAGCAACAGACCATTCAGATGACAGAAGCGGAGAAGCAAGAGCTAGAAAACCAGAGAATGATAAAGGAACAGGCTCTTCAAGTTGCTATGCAGCAACTGGAACAACTTGAACTGGAAAGGAAGGAGGCCCTTGAGCAATATGAGGTGAGCTGTTCAGTTTGACCCCTTCTCATACCTAGCCAGGTATTCAGTAGTTTAACTGAATTTGAAGTTCATCAATATCACGCTGCTTAGAGGAGTAAGGCACAGAAATTGTAAGAACAAGTAGGAGAGttaggtgttgggttttttggccTAGAGCATTAGATGTATTTGAAGAAAAGAACATGCTTCAGACATACCACCTCCTTTGTTCTTTTGTCTCAATTTGCATGCAAGCCAGCTCAGTCATAGCCTGAAACACTCCCTGTACATTTGTCTTCTGTAGACTTCACTTCTTATGCAGTCCCATTGCTGCCATCACTAAATGGGTTATGCTTTTGAATTATTCTTGCAATGTTTTGATGATGTCCTGAGGCAATGTGGTCTTCTATGGATGAAAAATCAGTGTGTTGCTGTAGGCTCTTGCTCctcaaaaagcacagaaatgtttAAGCACTGAAATGATGTCGAGGAGAGCTAGCAGTTAGCTCAGATTCTCAGTGGGGAGCAGTGCCTGACATCCCAAATGCCAGGCCTGACCTCTGCTCTGCAGAGTGTTTTTAGTGAAGTCCAGTAGCTGTATTCAGGGAAGAAGTACGAGCCAGAATCCAGCAAGTGGAGAGCTGTAAGTGCTGCGTACTATCTAGGGCTAGGGAGGTGCTGATCCTGTGTGATTTAGGTCAGGAAACAAAACACGACTGGATTTCTGTTTAACTAGGGAGTGTGTTTACGCTGTCTGTGCTGTTGAGGTTTGTGCCGTGAAGGACACGCCGGCGAGCTGTCTGCACTGGCACAGAGCACAAAGGCTGCAGTGGCCGCAAGCAAGGGCCCAGCTGGGGCAGTTCTGGCCACTTTACAACTTACCGTGTCGGCACCACATCTCGCGCCATCATTAGATTGCTTTTGGCTAATACGTGACTGGTTTTTTAGACGACACCTCAGGCTTTTTGTGTACAAAACATCATTTATTACTCCAAAGGAATTGCTGAAtacaacagacaaaaaaataatagacacgcaaacaaaaccaacaagtCCACAAAGCAAATAGGTCACTGTGATAGTTCAGTCAttcttttagaaataattaaacattCTGGCCTTCTGTTTGGAGTTGACCAAAAGACTGGTTTAGACTGAAAAACGACCTCTTTTTTGTGCGTGGGTGTAACAGCAGCGGTCCTTTTCCTAGCTTATATTTTCTGATTTCCAGTAGTGAGAGATACCCAGCTAGCTGGTCTTAGTTTggaagagaaaatgcattttttctttgtttgttttgaaactaCAGTTTATGCTTTCGATCTTTATGAAAACTAGCCCTACTTACACAGCTACACAATCTTGTGAAACCTGGTTATTTTTGGATTCTGGTTTGACAGCTTATTCTGTACAACTAGTGACTGACTAAATTACTTAGTATGGTTAGAAATGGAGTACTCCTGTCCATGCtacagggagggctggctggttGAATTACTGTAGTTCTGTCTCCAGATGTAaaggatgtttttttcctttgatataaACAGGGTAAAGTTATTCTTGTTTTCACATGGGCTGTATCTTATTCCAGGAGGTTAAGAAGAAGTTGGAAACGGCAGCTAATAACACCAAGAGCTGGAAAGATAAAGTAGCTCATCATGAGGGATTAATTCGACTAATAGAGCCAGGTAAGTTACAACAGAACAGTTAGGCAGTGTGTGTGTTCGTTCTGTCCCGTATACTTAGATCACCTAGTGATTTCCTGACGTTTGACTCTTCCTGTACCTTAGTACTTTCACAGCAGCCTGTAAATATCACATTTGTGAGAACTGCTGATTGTAACTTTCAAGTCTTTACTGCCACTGGCCCTACTATAACAAAATTAAATcattattatttgtttatttattcaaaataaagcaaagatcAGCCTGAACATTGCATGGTTTGGGTGTTTAATGCAGTTAGCATGAAGGGTAATTGCCAAACACACAAACTAAAAGATAgctaaaatatttgattttgggGAGAagtttttcatttcttaattaaTAGCATGCCTGCCCTGAGGAAAGTGGCTTTGTAAGGCAGTGCTGAAGAGACTGCTTTCCTTGAAGGACATCTCTAAAGGAAAGAAGGAGGGGAGTTTACTAAGATACAACTATTTGAGGAGGGGGGAAGTTGGGAGATAAGGATGTGAAAGATTGCAGCAGCTGACAACTTCTCACACAGAGCCTTCACTGAGGGTGTCGCAGGCCTTCCTCCCTCCTTGGCCAGGCAGGTGCTCAGGGCCCCTCTGAGGGGGTTCCCACGCGCAGCACTTACCGGATGCTCCTGCGGCGACACTCGGCCCGTCGCACGCAGGGCGGGCGAGCCAGGGCCCGGTCAGAAGTGCCTGCGACAGGTATCGCACTCTCTCTCGCAGGCTCCAAGAACCCTCACCTCATCACAAACTGGGGCCCGGCCGCCTTCACTGCAGCTGAACTCGAGCAAAGACAAAAgagctggaaagggaaaaaagccactTCTGAGTAACGACAGAGGCTGACGTACCGTTTGTGAACAGAAGCCCACCTTCCTTCGTTCTGCTTTGCACAGAGCAGCTTCTTGCTTACAAAGAGCTTATTTTGCTCAGCAGGTTGGGCCTTTCTACAAAGGAAACACTGCTGACCACACAGAAGTGTCTGCTCAGAGCTCAGT from Athene noctua chromosome 14, bAthNoc1.hap1.1, whole genome shotgun sequence includes these protein-coding regions:
- the SWAP70 gene encoding switch-associated protein 70 isoform X2, which gives rise to MVGLKEELLKSIWHAFTALDLDRSGKVSKSQLKVLSHNLCTVLNVPHDPVALEEHFRDDDEGPVSNQGYMPYLNKFILEKVQGNFDKVEFNRMCWTLCAKKNLSKSPLLISDEDAFKVWVIFNFLSEDKYPLIIVPEEIEYLLKKLTEAMGAGWQQEQFDHYKIALNTSREGLSAWELIDLIGSGQFSKGMDRQTVSMAINEVFNELILDVLKQALPDKDGKKCLFLIKCLDKSFEISASDKKKKQEWIQAIQTTVNLLRVGSPPPHKDARQKRKELRQKLLAEQEELERQMKELQTANENKQKELETVRKQLEAAAARAAEEEKKRLQTQVELQDRFSLELEREKMVRQKMEEQVAQKSSELEQYLQRVCELEEMYKQLQEALEDEKQARQDEETVRKLQARLLEEESAKRAELEKWHLQQQQTIQMTEAEKQELENQRMIKEQALQVAMQQLEQLELERKEALEQYEEVKKKLETAANNTKSWKDKVAHHEGLIRLIEPGSKNPHLITNWGPAAFTAAELEQRQKSWKGKKATSE
- the SWAP70 gene encoding switch-associated protein 70 isoform X3, which produces MVGLKEELLKSIWHAFTALDLDRSGKVSKSQLKVLSHNLCTVLNVPHDPVALEEHFRDDDEGPVSNQGYMPYLNKFILEKIEYLLKKLTEAMGAGWQQEQFDHYKIALNTSREGLSAWELIDLIGSGQFSKGMDRQTVSMAINEVFNELILDVLKQGYMLKKGHKRKNWTERWFVLKPNIISYYVSEDLKDKKGDIILDGNCCVEALPDKDGKKCLFLIKCLDKSFEISASDKKKKQEWIQAIQTTVNLLRVGSPPPHKDARQKRKELRQKLLAEQEELERQMKELQTANENKQKELETVRKQLEAAAARAAEEEKKRLQTQVELQDRFSLELEREKMVRQKMEEQVAQKSSELEQYLQRVCELEEMYKQLQEALEDEKQARQDEETVRKLQARLLEEESAKRAELEKWHLQQQQTIQMTEAEKQELENQRMIKEQALQVAMQQLEQLELERKEALEQYEEVKKKLETAANNTKSWKDKVAHHEGLIRLIEPGSKNPHLITNWGPAAFTAAELEQRQKSWKGKKATSE
- the SWAP70 gene encoding switch-associated protein 70 isoform X1 — translated: MVGLKEELLKSIWHAFTALDLDRSGKVSKSQLKVLSHNLCTVLNVPHDPVALEEHFRDDDEGPVSNQGYMPYLNKFILEKVQGNFDKVEFNRMCWTLCAKKNLSKSPLLISDEDAFKVWVIFNFLSEDKYPLIIVPEEIEYLLKKLTEAMGAGWQQEQFDHYKIALNTSREGLSAWELIDLIGSGQFSKGMDRQTVSMAINEVFNELILDVLKQGYMLKKGHKRKNWTERWFVLKPNIISYYVSEDLKDKKGDIILDGNCCVEALPDKDGKKCLFLIKCLDKSFEISASDKKKKQEWIQAIQTTVNLLRVGSPPPHKDARQKRKELRQKLLAEQEELERQMKELQTANENKQKELETVRKQLEAAAARAAEEEKKRLQTQVELQDRFSLELEREKMVRQKMEEQVAQKSSELEQYLQRVCELEEMYKQLQEALEDEKQARQDEETVRKLQARLLEEESAKRAELEKWHLQQQQTIQMTEAEKQELENQRMIKEQALQVAMQQLEQLELERKEALEQYEEVKKKLETAANNTKSWKDKVAHHEGLIRLIEPGSKNPHLITNWGPAAFTAAELEQRQKSWKGKKATSE